CCAGCAACGCCACCATCGCTCCCTCCTCCACGGCTGTCTTAATCGCGATGACAATCGAGGTACTGTCCATACCAGCATCAATGATGCCGTCCGCAAGCTCCGGATTGAGTGCGTCCAACAACTCACTCGTTGCGCGGTTGTGTGCCTTATCGAGCACGATCCGGAGCTTGGCATGCGGACGCTCGGTCGCCAGCACACGCAACGCTTCAAAACTGCCCAGGTGCGAACCGAAGATCAGCACACCACAACCGCGGTCCAGATACACAGACAACTGATCCAATCCGCGCAAATCGATCTGGAAAGGCTCCATCTGCCCACACAACATATACACGCGGTCGAGAATCGTGGAGGCGAACACATGGATGTGTCGCGCCACATCCATCCAGCCCGCTGGCCGGCCCAGCACACACGTCAGGTAATACCGAGAGGCGCGGCGTTCCGAACCACGCACCAGGAGGAAGTAGACAGTGATCGGATACAGCAACGCACGCCCGATCACACGACCGCCATAGCGCGCAATACCGCAGATTAACCACAGCGCGAAGCGCCCCCCACCCTCCGGACGATGCTTCCAGAACGCACTCATGCCGCCGACCCGGCAACAATCTCGCCGCTGGCCAAAAGATGCTGGGCGCAGCAAACGCGGAAACGCCAGCGTGGCATGGTTCCCTCCAATTCGATCCGCGCATGTTGCTCCGGCAACAGCGGCCGCAAAAATTTGACCTGCGGCAGACGGATGCCGGTCAACCTACCTTCGCGTACCTGCAATGCATGTAACACGTGCTCCAACACGAGCACGCCAGGCACGATGGGAAAGCCAGGAAAGTGGCCAGGCAAGCAGGGATGCGTTTTAGGAATGAAAAATTCCATCAATCGCATCTCTCATGAACATGCTTGAGACCATATTGCGCGCCACACTTAACACCCGCACCCACGCTCTTTAAGGTAAACCGCAGCAGGATACTGCCAGCAGCCCAAACTCAAGATAAAGCGTGGTTGGCAAGAGAGTGCGTCATACCCACATGCGATACGGCAGTGTCACGTTCGCTCAACTGCTCATGCTGTAAAGAACGTCAAACTCAACGCAGCAAATTGCGCCAACATTCGGGACCCAAACACACCATCTGGCACAAAAAATCCACAAAATTCCCGTATGGACGCTACGGAAACCCGTCTCCACACAAAAAATATTCCCCAATGAAGCAGCTGCCGATCACGGCGTAAGCCAACAGATTCACCAATACCGCAACCCACCCGTCAGGAATCGCCAGCCACGGTGGCTGGCCAAGCTGAGCAAGCACCCCACTTGGCACCGCACACAACCCAAGCACTCCATTCACCAAGGTCGGCCCGGTCAAAATAAGGTCCACACCAGAGTCAATCGGCAAGCGTAGCGAGATTGAACCGGGCTAATATTCCGGCACGCGGGGCGATACAAGCCCGCAACACTACGGGTGATGAGCAGCACATGGCCGCGACGCACCCGGCCCCCGAAGAGCCAAGCCATCCACCCAGTGAACACCACCGGTGGCACCGCCAGCAGTAGCAACGCACGGCGCGATTCCCACAATGACGCGATCGCCACCAACACAACCAACACGGCACGACAAGCCCATATGCGGCCACGTGCTATTGGCTCAATCAGCACCAGGGCGGCACCCGCCAGCACGCGCCAGCGAAGACCGGTGCGTGGTATTGGCCTAGTGCCCCAGCAATGAATTAGGACAACGCCACCAACACGGCCAAGCCCAACACCCAGGCTAGGACAGACGTATCTGCAACTGACTCAGGTACTTCTATGCGCTTGGACATGATCTGAAAGCGCACGCAGCGAAGCGAAGATACGTTGGTTGTCGTCATGATCCGAACGTATCTGGAAACCATAACGCTTGGTAATCACCAGAGCCAATTCGAGCGCATCAATCGAATCCAGGCCCAACCCCGTGTTGAACAACGGTGCTGTCGGATCGATATCCCCGGGTTGGACATCCTCAAGATTGAGACTTTCAACCAGTAACTCAGCCAGTTCGCGCTCAGCAGGAGTTTGCACAGACATCTAGCAGAGATCCCAAACAATAAACGGTGCACAAAGATCATGCATCGGCACGTCGCGTGCAACTCCCCCGGCACCTTTTCCCCAGGTAGCATTGAGATGTTTTCACGCTCTGTTCAAGGTACATATCTAAGGTGACGCCCACCGCCACACACGCGACGTCCGCTGTTCCACGGTCGATGGCCAAGGTCAACACCCCGGATGTGTTGGTGATCGACGCTGGTCCCGCAGGCTACACCGCAGCCATCCTGCTTACCCAACGCGGCTGGGGAGTGACATGGTTAGAAAAAATATCCACCCGCGCTTGCACATCAGCGCGTCGCTGCTGTCATTGAACATACCGCTTTTGCAATGACTAGGGGTACTGGACACCGTGCGCGCCATCAGCGCACTCGAGTTCGGCGCCGACTTTCCCTCAGCCATACCGTAGCGCTTGCACGTGTTCACCCTGATCTACGCGATGACCACATTGTTGATACTGCCCCAGACCGGGCACTCTTGGCGGCAACGCCACCGTCAGCCGCGTCTTGGCTTCGCAGGCGAGACGCTACAATGACACCATTGATGAACACCGCGTTTACTGC
This region of Xylella taiwanensis genomic DNA includes:
- a CDS encoding 3-hydroxyacyl-ACP dehydratase FabZ family protein, with amino-acid sequence MEFFIPKTHPCLPGHFPGFPIVPGVLVLEHVLHALQVREGRLTGIRLPQVKFLRPLLPEQHARIELEGTMPRWRFRVCCAQHLLASGEIVAGSAA
- a CDS encoding FAD-dependent monooxygenase; this translates as MTPTATHATSAVPRSMAKVNTPDVLVIDAGPAGYTAAILLTQRGWGVTWLEKISTRACTSARRCCH
- a CDS encoding phosphopantetheine-binding protein, whose amino-acid sequence is MSVQTPAERELAELLVESLNLEDVQPGDIDPTAPLFNTGLGLDSIDALELALVITKRYGFQIRSDHDDNQRIFASLRALSDHVQAHRST
- a CDS encoding acyltransferase: MSAFWKHRPEGGGRFALWLICGIARYGGRVIGRALLYPITVYFLLVRGSERRASRYYLTCVLGRPAGWMDVARHIHVFASTILDRVYMLCGQMEPFQIDLRGLDQLSVYLDRGCGVLIFGSHLGSFEALRVLATERPHAKLRIVLDKAHNRATSELLDALNPELADGIIDAGMDSTSIVIAIKTAVEEGAMVALLVDRPSQRDPLLPMMFLGRTAAFPTSPWLIAAALKVPVVLAFGLYHGGNHYELIFEAFSEGLELPRRQRAPALAMLIRDYAARLEHYTRYAPYNWFNFYDFWNVPDAADASCLAVDADTAVQRRTAAADRSK